The nucleotide window TAAAGCTTATGCTAGTACCGTTGCAAAATTGCTGCATTGCTGTAGCAAAGTGGGAGCTCTCGAGGAAGGAAAGCAAATTCATGGGTATGTACTAAAATTTGCATTAGAATCTGATTTATTGGTAAGCAATTCCTTAATCAATATGTACTCAAGAAATAATAGACTGGAACTTGCTAGGAGAGTTTTTGGTTTGATGCAAGATCATAACCTATCTTCTTGGAATTCTATAATTTCGGCTTATGCTACccatggctatttgaatgatgcttGGAATTTATTGAAGGAAATGGAATCATCTGATGtaaaacatgatataataacCTGGAACTGCCTTTTGTCTGGCCATGCCCTTCATGGATCTCATAAAGCAGTCCTGAAAATTTTGCGGAGAATGCAGGTTGTCGGTTTCAGGCCAAATTCAAGCTCTATCACCAGTGTTCTTCAAGCTGTCATTGAATTGGGAATATTGAAATTTGGGAGAGAAATTCATGGTTATGTTACAAGAAATGAGTTGGATTTTGATGCATATGTGGTAACTTCATTGCTAGACATGTATGTGAAGCATAATGATATAGGAAAAGCTAAGGCAGTTTTTAGTTGCATGAAGAATAAAAGAAATATTGTTGCTTGGAACACGTTAATATCTGGATATTCGTTCAAGGGCCTTTTTGACGATGCTAGGAAATTAATGAATGAATTGGAAGAGGAAGGGATAACGCCAGACCTAGTAACATGGAATAGTTTGATTTCAGGATATTCCATGTGGGGGAAAGGTGATGAAGCTTTGGGCCTGATTCATCAAGTAAAGAGTTCAGGAATGAGTCCCAATGTGGTATCTTGGACTGCTCTGGTCTCAGGCAGTTCACAAAATGGAAGCTATAGGAAGTCTCTTGAATTCTTCAGCCAAATGCAACGAGAGGGTATCAGGCCCAACTCTGTCACTTTATCCAGCTTACTTCGAAACTGTGGAGGGCTATCTCTTTTACAGAAAGGCAAAGAGATACACAGCTTCAGCATAAAAAATGGTTTTATTGAAGATGTCTTTGTAGCTACTGCACTTATTGACATGTACTGTAAATCCGGCAATTTGAAAGCTGCTTATGAGGTTTTCGAGAGGATTGAGAATAAAACGTTGGCCACCTGGAATTGTCTGATTATGGGGTTTGCAATCTATGGTCTTGGTAAAGAGGTGGTCTCACTCTTTGAGCAGATGCTTGGGGCAGACATAATTCCAGATGCCATAACATTCACAGCTGTACTCTCTGGTTGTAAGAATTCAGGTTTAGTTAATGAAGGATGGAAATATTTTGATAGTATGAGCTCTGTCTATGGGATAATACCAACAATTGAACATTATTCTTGCATGGTAGATCTGCTTGGAAGAGCTGGATACCTTGATGAAGCTTGGGATTTCATGCAAAGTATGCCATTGAAACCAGATGCAACCATTTGGGGTGCTCTTCTTGGATCCTGCCGTATCCATAACAACATCCAACTGGCAGAGATTGCATCAAAGAAACTTTTCGAGTTAGAACCTTATAACTCTGCAAATTATGTTTTGATGTTGAATCTATATGCCATGTTTGACAGATGGGGGGATGTTGAACGTATCAAAGATTTGATGAGTGATATAGGGGTGAAAAATGGGCAAGTTTGGAGCTGGGTTGAAATTGATCAGATAATTCATGTATTCTGTGCAGGAGAGAACCATCCAGATGAAGGGGAGATATATTATGAGTTGTACCATCTGGTTTCTGAAATGAAGAAGCTTGGGTATAAACCTGATGTCAAGTGTGTTTATCAAAATATTGATGACAGTGAAAAGGAGAAGGTGCTACTTAGTCACACAGAGAAATTGGCTATAACTTATGGACTAATCAAGTCAAGAAGCATTACACCTATCAGGGTAATCAAGAACTCAAGGATTTGCCCCGACTGCCATACTGCAGCTAAATACATGTCATTGGTTAAGAATCGAGAGATTTTCCTACGGGATGGTAGTCGGTTTCACCATTTCAGTGAAGGGAAGTGTTCCTGCAATGATTGTTGGTAACAACAGAGGTTGTTATGGGTTTCACCATTTCAGAAGGCACTATCTTAAGAGATCATGCATGACTACAGCAACTAATtgaattcactaaaaattagtcaACTTGCAACGAATGTTTGGATGGAATCTAGGCAGTTATGGGATGAGATGTCTGTATAGTGTTTAAAGAACTATCTCTTAACTTCAAAATACACTTTGAATCACTCAATTTTGAGGTTGAGAGCTCTAGTTATGATCGTTTTAGTGAGGACGGTGTGAGCAGAGTTTTCAGACCGGATTATTACGGGGAATTAAGTGTTTTGGTTTCGGTttgtatatattaaattttattatttatttatttcgaattttatgatatttttaagtatttaaaattgttttaggagttttatgtttctTAATTAATAAGAAAGTTTAATTCTACTTTGTTTAGAGTTTTATTATACTTAAAAGAGTTTTATTTTGATGTAATTAGCTAACCTATATAAAAGTCTTTCATTATTTATTACAAAGATACTTTGATCAATAAATTTTAACTCCTTTGTGaaatttatattttgttattttttagaaATAGGTTTTTTTCTTAATCTTAATCTTGAAGCCATGGGAAAATTGTTCATCCTCCAATTTATTTGGGTTCAGTCTTAAGAGTTGGTTAGAGTCATATGTGGAGTTTattgaatttcattttttttattgaagCTTTGTTCTTCAAGGGAGAAATTTTccattattcattttattttcattcttcattttttaatttgttaatgATATTTTTTAGGAGGGTTCATTAAAgccattaattaaattttaatttgttgaGATATTTATCTCAAATGATTGAATTGAACACAATCACATTTACAGAGTTATGATAGGGTATAACTCTGCACTCTCGGCCTTCATCATGGTTTCTACGCATATGCATATGTTAACAACATATGGATGATTtagcctttcttttctttctttttaccaTGGAAAAAAGGAAAATCCTAGGTCAATAGCATCTCCACCAAGACTTGTATAGTCACTAGACCTTATGTTTCCATGGTATAGACTAAAATTGGTAAACATGCTGTCAATATTTTGTCTTCAAAACCTAagttttatttcacatttttctgttAGTAAAAATTTTATTTCTAACCCAGTGAAAAAGAATGCATTCATTCATCACTAACAAGGCAGAAATTTTATCCGTACAACACAGCCAGAAAAGGGAACATTATTTCTAgatgataatatgtcaaattaaaattttcatctctTTACAATACTTAAATCGGGATGGCAATTGTACAAGGCCGGAGGTTTTCTTCTCACCCCATCTCCAATCCTATTTTTATATCTCTCGATTATTATATCTTCTACTTGACTCTGCCTTGAATTCCTCAATTCTTACTCGAGCTACCACAAAACATTAAATAGTTTTTATACTATATTAATGTTCATATGATTAAACAGAGGGTTAGTactaattaatataattgttctaaaaatttttaattccacAAATAAGCTCCGATATTATTACAtttttttactacttattttataggCATAACAACTTATCTGGTCctccaattttataaaaaaatcattttagtctttcatttaattttttttcctttttagctTTTAAACTTGCGTTGTTtgtcaaatcaacccaaaattaaTGAAAAAGTTAACCGTTGTTAACTTTGCTACATGGCATACATGTAGATTGCCATGTGGATGTCATGTTAgtaattaattaaactttaaaaattttaaaatttaaaaaaaaattataaaaattatattttaaaaaattaattactgATGTAACATACACGTGGACTGTCACGTGAATGTTATGCTAGTACAGCTAACCAACATTAACTTTTTCATTTATGCTGGAGTGATTTGACAAACACAGACAAATTCAATAactaaaaaaaagtgaaaaaatagaaaattaaaataattttttctttttaaaaaattgaatgatcaaataaattattatatctattttatacTTCACCCTAAAAATGATATGTGTCACGtttaaaaaagtaaaaatgagattttattAATCAAACTAATTAAAACCATAATATCATTGTAATCTCATTTGAAAAACCTAAACCAAAAATAATGAAACTAGAGCTAAGACGATTCATCTGGGCGACTCTATGTGCCACCCTATTACTGGTATTgctaataaaacaaaaaggaacaTTATGAAAATTTAAAGCTAAAGAACGTTCTTCATCAACTAAGTAACCCAGCAAAATTAAATCAACCAAATTTCTTTGGAGTTTAGAAATCAGTCCATAAGCATTACCCTCTATGATTATATTTCTAAGCATCGGTTCTCAACAAATTTCAGCCCGAGGATGAAAGCCTGTGGCTCCATCATTTACGTAGTCAACATAGCAAGGAGGCTATGTGTGAAACCTCCCGCCAGCGTGTACCACGACACCCTACATCCTAGATATATCCGCCTTATCAAATGCACCATCAATGTTTATTTTCAGTGTATTTTCACTATCAAATGCACCACTCTCTTTGCTTGTGGAATGATCCGGCGTCATCCTAAATTGTGTAATATGAATTCATCCTACAGTTACCGAGCTTACTCTAAAGTAATATCAGTTGAAATAATTTTTCCACAATTTACAATTGCCAAAGTAACAAAACTAGGCTTGTAAAAGTAAAAATTCAACTACAAAATAGAACTTCAATATTCGTACACTCGAATAAGAAAAGTGGAACACAATTAGTATTACTTTTCTCTAAGAAATCAggaaataagataaaaataaagCTTTAAAGCAGGTCGGAAAACTTGGCCAAAAAAATTATACTAGGTTTAAAGGTTAATGCAGTCATAGACGGTTCTGCTTAAAATCCAAACTTTTAAGCAGAATTTCCTCTAATGTAATTTTAGTAAGataacaaaattttagaaaaaagaaAGATTTTATTTTGAGAAAAAAGATAATTGAAAAGAATGAGAGAAGTTCTTATTTTGTTGCTCGTAAAAAATGGGAAAAATTTGACCTATTTATAAGATTCTCAAATGGTTAAAGTGATACAAAAAATTTAATGATCATATTACACGGTCAGATCCTAATAATCATATTATAACAATCAAATTACAACAATCATATTGTAACGGTCAAATTTTTGCATCACCAACAAAAGCCTCCCTATCCAAAATACGCAACATCACCTCTACCCAATCTATGTAATTATCCACTGGTTAATTCAATAAATCAGCATTTATTACCATCCATTCTATGTGCAACACGTACAAACCACATACATTTTCTTTAACACCGTTACATAAATGTTGGTACCTCCCTATACATTGTTTGTATATGTGTTGCATAATTGGTTTGCATTGTGTCAAATGCTGAAGGTTTTTGACTTTGATGAATTTAGGTAAGAATGCATATGTTTTGAATGAGTTGCACTAAATTGTTAACTTACATGTGATGATGCATTAGTAAAATGTTCAATAAGGTATTGAAATGCATGAAATAATGCTAGGGAATGACATATGACGGTTGAATATGAAATGCTTGTGTTTGATAGTTAATCTGAAAAGTTGTAGGTTGATATTTATTTAGAAATTGTAGAAACAATGTGACGTCGCGACGAGATCAAAATTTCAGTCCACAATGATATGTCAAATTTGGTCATCATGACAAGGTTATAATAGTATGTCATGTTGTGACGAGGAACTCCCTATGTTGTAATATCAACTTGAAATTTTTCCaacattacaatttagtcttaattcaaCTTCGAGGTAGCTTTAGAACTTTTGTAAGCTCATGTAAGACTCGGTACTGATTATATGACGTACCATATATTTATAGTACTTGTTTTTTTTATGTTAATTGGcataaattgaatataattagaTTATAGTTGCTCCAGCAGCTAATGTGACACTTAAAGTTCGGACATTGAGTCGGGTATAGAGTGTTACAACAACTTCTCAAAGTAATTGCATTAACTTTTGTTTTGAATTAATAACAGTTTGTGAAAGCAATTTATCCTGAGATTTTAGTCTACTTCCTAAAATTGTCAACTAACTAATTTGATTCTCCAAGTTGTGAATGCTTAATTTTTGCTCCTATTAAAATTTGTGTGCTAGTCACAAGTGATTTAACAATTTattcaaaatacatacctaaacTTGAAGAGGATGATTGTGCACAAGCATGTGACCTTAGTTGAAAATTATAAATAGTTGGTGGCCTTACTCCATAATTGAAATTTGGATGGTCCTGCCATCATAACTTGTAAGTAATTGAGGAAGGATCATATTTCTTTTGTGGTGTATCAAGAAATACTCCAACtgcattaataacttcatgtAAATTCTCTTGAAATGTGGAGCATATATCATTTGGGTGGCTTTTTGCATGTTTCTTGTAGCAATTTGTGGAATAAAAgaagttattttaaaaaaattattttcatggGATCATACATTTATCTCATTTTAATCTTATTAGaatgtctctttttttttttaatttaaattgttgtgaatGAACTTTTAGTAGTTCTGTTTACTATGACATTTTCAGTAGCTCTATCAATCACTTTTTTTTCTATCGATAAGTTAAAAGTACTAGAattatattttgagatgttttctgaTATTTAAATTAGTTCAAAAGctttaaaataaagaaaggaaataatattatagaggaaaaaaaaagaagagaggacTTACCCCTTTAGTCCAGGACTACCCTTATCAATACTTAAGAGCTAACATAATTGATATTCATAGATggtaaaaagaaattgaaaatacgctcacaaaatcatgaaaataAAATCTAACATCGTTTTCCCTGTTATCCTTGCATTTGATTTGGGTGTCCGAGCCCATTGTATATCTTAGAAGGCCTTAGTTATTAGATTTGATTGGGTCTAACTATTTCTTGAAAGAACAGGAATCCCATATCCTTGTAACCAAACGCCTCCATTCTCTTCCCCCTCCCTCCCTCTTCTTCTTTCTCTGACTCTTTACCACAGACCCATAGTAggcttttttcttt belongs to Gossypium arboreum isolate Shixiya-1 chromosome 7, ASM2569848v2, whole genome shotgun sequence and includes:
- the LOC108460206 gene encoding pentatricopeptide repeat-containing protein At4g01030, mitochondrial, yielding MDRVAPFQRYFTLSQSQNSIKPKKVSPASVALGPALISPATQLSDLSLSYSWSHLSPSPAFHFSDDLKEVNSLESVKVLHARLLKMSNSWSSDSMTKSLISSYVKFNDFRAATMIFFVGFARNYVFWSSFLDELQSCGGQTRRVLEVFGELCGKGVVFDSKVLTLVLKMCASLMDPWLGLQIHADLVKKGFDLDVHLKCALMNFYGRCWELESANQVFNEMVEKKELAWNEVIMLNLRNERWEKAMELFRGMQFSCAKAYASTVAKLLHCCSKVGALEEGKQIHGYVLKFALESDLLVSNSLINMYSRNNRLELARRVFGLMQDHNLSSWNSIISAYATHGYLNDAWNLLKEMESSDVKHDIITWNCLLSGHALHGSHKAVLKILRRMQVVGFRPNSSSITSVLQAVIELGILKFGREIHGYVTRNELDFDAYVVTSLLDMYVKHNDIGKAKAVFSCMKNKRNIVAWNTLISGYSFKGLFDDARKLMNELEEEGITPDLVTWNSLISGYSMWGKGDEALGLIHQVKSSGMSPNVVSWTALVSGSSQNGSYRKSLEFFSQMQREGIRPNSVTLSSLLRNCGGLSLLQKGKEIHSFSIKNGFIEDVFVATALIDMYCKSGNLKAAYEVFERIENKTLATWNCLIMGFAIYGLGKEVVSLFEQMLGADIIPDAITFTAVLSGCKNSGLVNEGWKYFDSMSSVYGIIPTIEHYSCMVDLLGRAGYLDEAWDFMQSMPLKPDATIWGALLGSCRIHNNIQLAEIASKKLFELEPYNSANYVLMLNLYAMFDRWGDVERIKDLMSDIGVKNGQVWSWVEIDQIIHVFCAGENHPDEGEIYYELYHLVSEMKKLGYKPDVKCVYQNIDDSEKEKVLLSHTEKLAITYGLIKSRSITPIRVIKNSRICPDCHTAAKYMSLVKNREIFLRDGSRFHHFSEGKCSCNDCW